CGCTTCCGCTGGTAGTCTGACTCATTTACTGGGAATAGAATCCGCCTACAAACCTCTTCAAGTTGCATACCGGCGGTACGACTTCACCAGCAATCCTAGATCGCCTCTCAAATTCTTTCATTCTGCGGAATCCGCGGAATCACGGGAACTGTACTTCGACTGACAAAAACtgataacaaaagaagaaaaaatgaagtacGTCCTTGCCCTCCTTCACGGCCTTCGTCCCAATCCGATTTTCTAGGCTACTCCGGCACGCCCAGCATAACCTTTTTCTCATAAAAGTGAATAAGGTTGATAAGCAAATCAGAACAGCCTCTTTGTTCCCATCTCAGATCCATTTCCCGTTTCTGTGTGTTAATGCAGAGCTGTCAAATGATGGAAAACATTCATGTCTTGTCTtgaaatgcaaataaaaatccCATTTGGCCATTTACATCATTTTTGTAAACTGAAACGTCAGATAATTAAGCTTTATCCCTCAAGATGTGCTAATAATTTCCCTTTGCAAAATAATAAgacaatataataataataaataaataataataataataaattataataaataataaataataagacaaaataatttcaaaatgaagacctgatgaaaacaatttgtttgattagtttttttctttagcacCGGTATTATTtatgtttatattttttcttgttatgattatcttttattttttaaaatggaaacATTATTGATCATAATTTGAATGTTGCGTGTCGGAAGGTGTCTCTACAATTTTAAATGGAATTGTTGCCAACATTTTGCCGCGGCTGTTCCATTTAAttatagatttttcttttctagccTAATGGACAAGAAAAGCTATCGATGACACTTTGTCTGCTCCCccgttttcaaaatctttaaaaattaattaaaaattccacAGATAACCAAATAATTCGcctttaaaatgaaattaggTTCCAAGTAGATTTTTTAAACCCACAGATATTCCAAGAAAGATATAAAGAATGAAGTCTCACCGAGATTTGAATTCGGACTTCCATATTCAGAGTCTGTAGTGCTAACATTTACACCATGAAACTTTAAGAAAAATAGTTTATTAGAATCAAATCACTGAAGGTCATATGGTTAAGCTGAAAGTCCcacaaattaaatattttaatttactaTTCGATAACAAACATCAAATTACGTAAgacgaaatcattttctttcttttccactATTTTGTACGTGCTTAACAGCAATTGTATTGTGGGGCCGAAGGCGAAAACCGCCAGTTGGATGCGAATATTCGTCAactttgtatattttttagttgtttaaATTCATGTCATgtaataaatctaaaaaaatcacaccatcagcaaaagaaattgaaggaCTCGCCCAGCATTGTAATCATAGTTATTAAGTTTAAACTTAACTCCTCTCTTCAAaaactattattttttgtgtgtctcaTCTCGATCCactcaatcaataaaaattcaagaaagaaaagaaacatataATGTATGCAAGCAACAAACGATCGCGATTGAATGTTTCGCGATTGAATGTTTACTGTGAAATAGGCATAGTAACGAGATTGACCGATTTCTCTAGCCATAATTTACCGCTCAATCCTGGGGATAGTTTTTGCAGGAAACATAGAAcggttttcattttattcgtCGCGTTACTCCTCACTGTTTATGTTGCAATTGATTATGTTTTATCAATCGACATGCAATAACTATCTGGACGCCATATAAATTATTgcttgcattttttaaatatttttgaaaatgattccgGTACTTGGTAATGCTCAAATCTAAACTCAGACGCACAACCCGATGAATATGCTATGTCAACTTTGCAATATAAAGATCATGGCgttgaatgaaattgaatggATCACTTTAATTACGTCTAATTTCCACAGGAGATTTTGTGTTACTATGACGACAGGAAAAGATTATAACAAAAGAATCACAAACGAAAATACAGCCAATTTTGTAATAATTGTTACCTATAGGCCTACAGTTGGgcaaaagaagacaaatttttcaagaatGGAATAACCTTCTGTttgggttttaaaaaaatcgtttcCATGGCGATTAAGCTCTATAATAAGctacgaaaaaaaacaaaaaaaaacaacaataacaaaccatctacaattattttagctgctttttttaaagtaaaaatcaaTGCAGTTATTTAAAACATATAAAAAGGCCTCCACTATTGCTGAACCTACCAATAGCAGCCACGGAGCAGCAACGCGATGAGGCGATTACCATTCGTCCTCTTCATGTTCATTGGCCGGTTCAACGCAGAACTAGTCGTTGTTGGGCCAAGTGAAGCGTTACCTCACCAGGAGTCAAATCCCCTAAACCGAAAACATCTTCGCTTAATTGCTTCTCCAGTAAAAAGTTTATAATGTAGTCTATGCTGGTttaattacttatttttttatttttttgtgacaTGTAAATGAATAAGCTTCCAGGAATTTTCGACGATGAATAGAAAAAGTCATGCCGTCCAGTCTGGGGGACCCGTTTCTCTCGCACTTGACTGGCTTTCTCTTCGCTACAATTTCACGTAATTATAGCGGTTATTATGTTCTTAATTTGGCAAGGAATCATACTGTGAtgcatttgttttcatctttAATTACTCCCTATAGATATTCATACATACCCATGACTGGACCTAATATGGTCGTAGATGATTTGCCAAATCAGCGAGGAGGAATGACTTTCTTACGTCAACGGGTACTCTACTTTAACACAAAAATATAGCATGAATAATGTTTATTAGCTAATAAAGCAATGTCACGTTTGAACCATTCTAAATTGTCATTTTAGGACGCTGAGTTGTATCTCGGGGCTTTAGTGGTAACATCAGAGCGATTTAAAGATGCAGATGTTTCATCTCCGTGGATGTCCGGTTCTTTTAGTATCCTCATCCCGATTCCCAATTCTTCTACTAACATTGGCGCTTTGGTCCAACCCATGAGCACCGAAGTAGCGTATActttatacatatatacagtacctactGGCGAAAttggtaggggagaccggacccATATTGGACCGGTTTTTCCCCATATCTCCCATCCCCTTACGTgaaagggaaaacatttttgcaaAATCACGCGAAAATAGTTTCCGCACACCCATGATTTTTTCAGTTAAgtaccttttaaaaaaagtataaaagttattgaggtttgaattttttcgtgtttttttaccagGCCGGGGTAATATTGGACAGACGCCTGTACCATGTTAGACAGGATATTAAAAGAGGGATAGGATGAAtacaaaattatgaaaaaatcaggaaatgtAGATGGTAATTTAGTTAAActccaaacaaattttgaaaatgatatctttaaaactgaaaaagtttTGTGATAGGGAAAGAATTACAACTTTTATATGGGGCGagataaggaaaaaatgtaggtgGCGCTGAAGTCTCTCGTTAAGATAGGACAATTTCCCTTTCCGAAATTACCCCGAGAGACCGTCCACTAAAATGTGAATATCGTCTAAACTATCAtacttataaataaaaatgtgggTGAATACTGTAGCCAAATGACTAGCCTATGTTTTTATGTGAACAGATTTTACTTAACCCGTCAAACTTGGGCAAAATTGCACCGTTAGTGAGGAAAAAATTTGCGCATTTTTcccgtgtttttttatttcttgaatatTTCAGGAAATAACCATGAGATTTTCATGAAACTTATAGCCCCTAACAGTTAATGCTTACACTACTAAGAGTAAACTgtagaaaaattggatttcttgaatcatttttactatttttaccgACCCTGTCTAACGTGGTACAGTGTCCTATATGGGTCTGGCCTCCCCTACAGTGTACCAATAGGGTCcttgcatgaataagggattcattttaaataaatatcattagaatcagtttttaacgctgattctcatggtatttttttttaaataataatttccctcgtaatctcacttcaaagttgagattagctcccctcactttaaaacggaccccaccctttttcgtgctgcctataTGACTATATCCCCTTTTTTGCCCTTAGGGCCGAAAGGCAAAAGACGGCAAAATTTCCCGTTGCTGAACAAGAAGTTGCTATGCCTACCACTAGAGAGACTCATCATTCAAGGAAaattttgccgtttttttctaaataactaataaaaaaaactaattgaaatacttaaaatgaagatgaacttattcttcatcttttgcTAAAAACTAGAAGGGCGTAAGTCTAGCGCTAATTTTTTAGGATAAAAAAACAGGGCCCTTTTTTGCAGTGACATTAGAAAAGCACGGCAACTGCCCCAACTTTCGCTCGGCGAAATGGATACAGTTGGCGCCAATTCCAGGGGGTAGGGAAATGTACATAAAGGGGTGGCgcatatttttaatgtttccagTTATGTTTCGAACCCCCCTAAAAAAATCTTAAGACTACAGCAACTAGgttgctaattaaaaaataaaaaataaaatcgcgtAGCGCCATAAGACGCCATGCTAAAAGCGGGCGAAATTGGTACACTGTATCAATTTCGCCGGTAGGTACTGTAAACCTAATCACATTCACCCGAATTAACAATACAAAACTAATGTTGTTGTAACCACATCTTTTCAGGTATGGATTTGCGTTTGTCTATCAGTACCAGCCGTCATGGCAAGTCTGTTTGGTTTGAGCAAAGGTATTGTCTATCTAAACAAACGAATGGGATCAAAGCCATCGGAAATGGATTTCAGAGGAAGCTTTCAAATAATCGACTACGTCATCTGCGTCCTTCTTTCACAAGGTTACAAGTTTATCGAAGTTTATCTTACAATAATTTGGTTAcatcaaatattaaaaataacgtGACGATATTTTAATGTCGTTTTATTGTGTAATTGACAAGGTGCATATTGCGGAAATAGACAACTAGCAATTCGTTTTGCAGCGGCTGCCTGGTGTCTAGCTTGTTTCGTTCTTGTTCAAGCTTACAGTTCAACGCTGATTGCTTTCATCACGTCACCCAATAATAAACCTATCATTAATTCAGTGTACGATATTGAAAAAGTCCCAGGTCTTAAAATCACAGTCAATATAAACTTCGCAGCAGATTTAAGGCTGCTGGTAAGTTACTTACCCTTgctttggtattttttttattgagtcacttttttaaatgtgcaATATTCTTTATCCCCTCGTGTATAGCAAACCAATTTCAGTATTTTCAGGAAACTTGGTGATTCATTGAGAGAAGACCCGAGTCTTCGTTGCAATAAAACGGAGCTTTGCCTTGATAAAGTTCGATCTGGGGATCATGTTTACATTTACGTTAGTTAAATaaagattattttttgttagccACATGAATTAACTTTCCAGCTCCTGTTTCACCGGCAAGCAGGGAAAACCGGTCGTCCAGAAAATCATTGCCATGGATCGAGAGAAGAAAGGTTCGTGCCATTTTACAATGGCTAAAGAATCCTTTTGGCCAGgccatctttattttttcttgccaAAGAAAAGTCCATACACAGAAACTATTAACAGAGGGTATAAAATGAGCTTTCTTTATACACAATAGTCAAATAATAAACTAATATTTATCAACAGTATTCTAAGGATGCAGGAAACTGGAATATTGGGAAAGTCGATAGAAACATTCAATCCGGAAGTGACGAAATGTTCATTAAAGTACAACGTAAAGAAATCCGGAAAACCTCgaattagtttaaaaaatctgaCAAGCGCTTTACCCTGTTATTATTTGGGATCTGCGTTTCAATACTTACTTTAGTTGTCGAACTGATATATCATCTTCGCCACTTCACTTCTTCTCGTTAGATGCACCAGTTGCACCACATATAGGTAGAGCCATTAAGGGGGAGGGTTTTCAACCCCATAAGACGGCGTCCATAAGCTCATGGAATCAGAAAGAAACAGCTATGCTTTCCTCTGCTGCCTCTTGTGGTTTTGTGATGAACTACGAGCAATACTGCCAAACTTTGTAGATTGCACACTGCGCAAGTGTTTTAAGAACTATATTTTCAATGGTTTGCCGCAGATGCGTAAATCACAGTAataatgtattattttttaagagcttcaattttgttaaaataataagagaagtaaaaaaaaggtgcaTGTTGAAATTCGAACCTCTATAATCTTGGTTCGTAATACGACTTATTAGCCACTATACCCACCGACTGATGTAAGACGCTTAAAATGTTAGGTATATATACGTTTTACAGGCCTGTTTTGGAACAATTTCTACTTGCGCCCTGAGAGGGCAGCAGAGGAAAGCATAGATGTTGAAACGTAGGAGGATGGGAAAGAATGGAACTCGGAAAAACCGTGCCGCAACCCAAAGGCAAATCTCTTGAAATACCTCCTCCTTAATGGGGTTCCACATCTTTTTTCGCATTTGATTCCATCGTGGCAACGCAGCAGTTGACCAGAGAATCCGACTGCTACAAGAGCCCGCATCACCTTGTCTGGCTTTGTCAGACCAGTTTACCAAGGTTAGATGACGtcagaaaaattcagaaaaattcgACTGCTGCGTTGCCCTGATggcaaaaaatacgaaaaaagatgtcgaacagccctatAGTTCAATGGAGAGACAATGTGGTCATCGAGGGTGACGGCTCGATTCCCTCTATATCTCAAGGAGACGAATTTTTATGGTATACTGTCCAACCATATACTaatattttggtgtttttttgttcaaattcaTAGTTTATATAAATTTGTGTTCGATCAgcattaattattaataactTACTGAATTTCCTGAGAATTTAATAGACGGCAAACGTTAGATACTGATTTagctgttttattatttttacattagatttttttataacaTCGCTTTTTCTGGCGATAAATCAGTCTATTGCTTTGCACCTTGGCAACCGGCGTTGCCCGGTTGTTCTTACGGGTCTTTCTCATCCAAAACACCGTCCACCAATTTTTCGAGATCTTCCTCTTCCACTGTATTCAATAAACGCTGCTTCACAACCAGTCTCCGGTATTCCCCTTTCTCTGTGCGGACTCGTACGGCTCGTACAGTGTCGTCTCCCTTGATTCATGGAGTGGCTTTATGTGAAATACAAAGACTCCACTATCGATTTGTTTATTCGTCCACTGGAGTAGCCATCACCTCCAGAAGGACTCAGCTAATGCTTATAAAGCTAGATATCTTCGCCGCAACAAGCTGCTGGAATACTCAATAACGTCGGTTAGTACGTGTTGGTGGGCCCATTGAACTGTCGTCTCGGGGATCATCGGTCAACACTCAGCTAGATGAGTGAGATGATGAGAGAGAATGATTGAGTTAAGCATGGCCTCTACTTCGACCAATAACGTGATTCAAACCTCTTCGGATAAAGTTTAACGAAAATGATACGCAGGGCTATATTGGCAGGTTGTGCGATGCACACCACTCCAAAATGCGGTGCCGACAGGGGAGAAAATGTCCATCTAACTCTTGCTTCGGCCATCTTCTTGTTTATTTCTCCAGTTCATGCCATCTGATCAAGAGCTTCTCTCAGTTCGTCTtcttccaccaaaaaccggctGAAACTGGTTGCCAGCTCGCTAAAAAGTTTATAGGCCAACCGGACCGCTCCTTGCTCCACTCCTCTTTGAACTCTTGCTTGACAAAATTAGTTCCGTTTTTGCCGCTATCGATTTTTTCGGTGCTCCTCTTCCTGCCACAAAGTGTCGGTAAGCCTTTAAGAATGATTCGGCGCCCATCTTTATGGATAATTCAATGTTGACGTTGCGGGTGACTATGGTTATGGTTATTCAATTTCTATAGCGCACTTTCCAACTAAATGTTCAAATGACGCTGGTTAGTTTCCAATTTGGAAGATGTGATTAAACACATCAGAGTATATTCAACGTCCTATCCTcgaaagcaatcaaggatccTGTGTTTATGCGTGCAACCTCAAGGGCGCTACGGCTTACATttttatgacgggttcagctggggttcgaaaccagagcctcattgccttttttctaAAGCGTTGACGCTCTAGTCCACTACACCCCACATCCCCACTAGGCATGTAAAAAAACATCCACCGCGTTTCCCTACAGATTTTCCCGTCgttaatatttgcaaatattaacCTTGGTAGCACGCCTCTATCCATAGGATGTACGTAGCCCATCTATCAGCCGAGTGAGATATCTTAACCCGACGTCCATAGGATTGTGTATGTCTATACTAATGTCGCGCTGTAAGACATCCAAATGGGTACGGCTTACAGCCGTCTTCAAATGTCACTCTATAACAAATCTTTTTGTGGACAGTTTATGGATATCACCATGAGTAAATTTTTAGACatgttttttgtgtccagaaaaCATTCTCATTCCCCTTTTCTTTAGATTGAATATGGACTTGTTTTGAACTTATTCCGAACCATTATTATTCTTTCCCCAATGAAGTAACGAATAAAGAAGGAAACTGAATTCAAGAAACTTGTTTATTAAATGAATTGACACAACTACATCATCTCTAAAATCTAAATTGATTTGCGACAGCATAGCTTAGGGACGGGTCGAGTGATGTAGTGTTACATAATTATTAAGATGGCtgcgcatcatcatcatacaACTGTGCAAATTGACTTGATGACAATTATTCTATGTTGACAGATGTATCTGCATAAAGGCAAAGgtctgaaaacaaaaaggattaTGACAGATGTCTAAGTTTTCAATTATGGAACACGAATAATTTATACCTGTCTATCTGAAAATTGACAAGAGAAAACATGTAAAACAAACTCATTTGCTCAGAATTTGGACAGTTTTCACTTAGGTTTGAGGTAAATTTTCCGAACAACTAGTTAACGAgattttaattcttaattCAATCCAATGTTGCACTCACAGTACTGAAAAAGAGATCATAAATTAAAACGTAGCAACGGGATAATGGCACAACAGTGACTAGAGTATAATTAGAATACTTACATCGTGGGTCGACGTCGGACGAGCCACTAAGATGATCGGGCACATCATATGCTAAATATGGGCCAAAGACCAATTGTATGAACTCGCCATTGTTGATTGCTAGCTTAAGCTGGTATGCAGTTCGATAGGTTCCCCGCTGTCAGAAGTTTTCTCATAATGATTCTCCATATTGTTGACTGACGAGTAAAAGCCTGGACTTTCAATTTGACTTTGTGTTGATTGTGTCAAACTAGACTGGACCACTGTAcaagtttaagaaaataatagacattttaaacagaaaaatgaaaagtgttCTCCTACTTGAGTGATTAAAAGTTTCACTCAGTTCATTAGGCATAGGTGCGGCATTTGAAGGATTCATGCATTCGAAATCACCTCTGTACTGGAAATTGATTAGGTGTTGGGAAGTATAAAGCACGAATTTTCTTGATCCTTTTCCGTCTTTCTAAGCGATTTTCATCAGATTCAGAAGTGGTGTTGATGTCTGAATTATATGCCCTAGACACCTTGTCTCGTGCTTGACTGTATGTGTCAGAATGAAGAATTGAAATTGGTATGCACAAATTAATTCAATGACCAGTCGGCAAACAACAAATGTTTACCGAATAGTTCTCTGTTCACACATCTGTAGTTTTACCAAGTCGAGTTAGGCTGCTCTCTCTTTGCACAAGCTATATCTTCACGTTTGGCGGGATAATAGCTAAAGTTGGTGTCATGCAAACAGAAGTCAGGTATAACTGCAACACAAAGCCCACCTTGGGTCTCCAGATCAACGATGTAGAATTTATCATCATtctaaacatgaaaaaataaatacaaactcTTAAATCCATCTATCAAATGCAAACAATGCGTTAACTTTAAACTTACTATAATTTGTGATGCCATTATTTGGAAAAAAGGACACCAATTCTTAAAAATACACTGAACACGATTGCTGGTTAGCGAGCAGCGTGGTTAGTCGTTGAAGTCAGTTGAAACAATGGCGACTGCAGAGATAAGCTCTTTGCCTCTTTGAAAAACTGGTGTGTCATGAGCATGTTGTCAGATcaaaagttttaacactactTCACAACGCAATAATTAATATTAGcacttaaaattatgaaaagttAATGTTCTTGTCGTCCTCATCTATTCCGTGGAAAGATAATTTGGACATCTCACAGACGTCATGTCACGTCTGTCTGTTAAGCGTCTGATATCTAGTCACAAATGGATGTCCGTGATCGATGAGAAACGTAGATCTATAGTACATCTATTCGAAGATAGCATAAGGCCGTAGTAAATTGAGTATCCATGTGATATCCAATTTAGGTTGTAGCTAGATAACATTCGATTTAGACATGAAGACATCCATATGATATACGATGGATGTGAGTGTGCTGCCAGGGTGGGTGATTTGATGTGATTTTTTGGTGAATTTTACAACAACGcgatatgttgtttttttaacgtttCTTAAGTATCCATACTGCCGAGACAATTAGTAGGGAGCAAGAGTAAAAGAGAATCAAATGAGATAAGTGCgggaaatttgttgttttggaa
Above is a genomic segment from Daphnia pulicaria isolate SC F1-1A chromosome 8, SC_F0-13Bv2, whole genome shotgun sequence containing:
- the LOC124311875 gene encoding uncharacterized protein LOC124311875, whose protein sequence is MASLFGLSKGIVYLNKRMGSKPSEMDFRGSFQIIDYVICVLLSQGAYCGNRQLAIRFAAAAWCLACFVLVQAYSSTLIAFITSPNNKPIINSVYDIEKVPGLKITVNINFAADLRLLQTNFSIFRKLGDSLREDPSLRCNKTELCLDKVRSGDHVYIYVS